The window GCTGCCGCTCCGGCCGCGCCTCGTCCCCCCGCTCGACCGATGGGCCGCGGCCTGGTGATCGGCGGGGCTGCGGTCTTTGGGATCTGCCTGCTGGCTGCGGTGATCTTGATGCTCCTCTCCGGCAGAACCCAGGAGCGGGTGGCGCAGGTCCAGTCCGTCGAATGGGAGCGCAGCGTCGAGGTCCTGGGGCTGGCGCCTGTCGGGGGTCAGGATTGGGCGGATCAGATCCCTTCGCAGGCCGAGGTCGGGGCTTGCCGGGACGAACTGCGCCAGACCGTGGACCAGGCCCAGCCCGGAGCCATCGAGGTGTGCGGCACGCCGTATACCCTCGATTCCGGCAGCGGCTTCGGTGAAGTTGTCCAGGATTGCATCTATGAGGTCTATGACGACTACTGCGAGTACACGCTGATGGATTGGACGGTGATCGACACTGCCGTCCTGACCGGCAGCGACCCGCGACCGGTCTGGCCGGCGCCCGCCCTCTCTGGGCAACAGCAGTTTGGCAACCAGGCGGAGTCGTTCCTGGTCAACCTGGTAAGTGACGGCGAGACGTATACCTTCACCCCCGACTCACAGGCCGAGTTCAGCCAGTTCCTCCCCGGGAGTTCCTGGATCCTGGCCGTGAACTCGTTTGGCGCGGTGGTCGACGCCGAACCGGCCGACTAATCCCCAGCCGGAGAGCGGGGAGCGCACCGCCCGGAATCTTGAGGCCGCTTGACTACCGAACGCCTCGCCGGAGAACAGCCAGTTCGTTCCAGCACAGCCTGGGTGTGGCACGCCACGGGATCCGGCGGAAGCCGGAACCCCTATCACCAGCCGGCCCCAGACCGTTAAACACCGCCCCCCTGTCCACTCGGGAAGCGCCGCAATGCCTGCTCTTCGGCTGTGACCCTCAGCCGAAAC of the Anaerolineales bacterium genome contains:
- a CDS encoding zinc ribbon domain-containing protein; translated protein: MVKKTVGYVELEWTCPRCQTRNPGPNKFCNGCGAPQPEDVAFEQPLQEKLITDAATLAQAKAGPDVHCAYCSGRNLASAKFCGSCGADLAGAKAREKGRVVGAHRSAPMPDVACPACGTMNPADARQCRQCSAPLPGAGAAAAPAAPRPPARPMGRGLVIGGAAVFGICLLAAVILMLLSGRTQERVAQVQSVEWERSVEVLGLAPVGGQDWADQIPSQAEVGACRDELRQTVDQAQPGAIEVCGTPYTLDSGSGFGEVVQDCIYEVYDDYCEYTLMDWTVIDTAVLTGSDPRPVWPAPALSGQQQFGNQAESFLVNLVSDGETYTFTPDSQAEFSQFLPGSSWILAVNSFGAVVDAEPAD